A stretch of DNA from Perognathus longimembris pacificus isolate PPM17 chromosome 14, ASM2315922v1, whole genome shotgun sequence:
TTTTGCCTAAGCCAGCTTGCAATCTTTATTTACATCCTCAGTGTGGCTGGGAGAACAGGTACACAGCACCATGTGCAGCTTGTTTGTGAGATAAGGTTTTGGtaactttttgcttaggctggccacaaattgcaatcctcctgacctctgcctcctgagtaagtagaatTACAAGAATAAGCTGCTAAACCTGGCTCCCTCAAtttttcctgtctgtgtgtccacACATACGTGCTAAAGTCctggaaaaatacatttaaaaaaatacaaattttgagGGATAAGATGTGTAGTTCATGTGGTAAGAATGCATTCCTatcaagtacaaagccctgagttcaaactccagtactgccactAAATGACAAATTCTGGATCCcatttttgaaattatatttttatgcgCAGACTCTGAGAGACATCAGCTTAGATATCACTTACCCTATAATAAAATCGGGGAATGGTCTTATAgaattcatttgtgttttttctACCACCTTTCCATTCTGAGTAGTATTTGGTAAATAAAtccatttcttcatcttttagttcttgttcactttttttttctggtaataaAATGAATTATAGGGAGAAAATACCTTAAAATTCAAATAATGTTTTTATTCAGATCTCCCTATATACTCTATTTAGTTAAAATATTTGCAGGGCCAAAATTGGTCTTCAAAATTATGTTGAGACAATGAATATCATATTAACTTCACTGAAATACCAGGAACCACAGCGTGCTACTGAAACAGCTTCTCCTACATCTCCAACCACTAATTCTTTTCTCTCCCACATTAGAGATTGAACCATAGGCCTCGGGCTTACTaagcgagtactctaccacttaggccatgtCCTCAGCCCTTCTGTTTGGATTTtgtcttgagatagggtctcactaacttttgcttgggctgacctcaaattgtCATCCTTCTGCCTCTACAGTTCAAGTAGTTGGGACTAAAGGGGATTATACATGTGTGTCAGTATATCCAACTCAAGTACTAAATTTTGCAAGTAAAATGAGAACTGATTACTCGGCATGCTCCCTAAGGCTTGTCTCTGCCTCAAATCACCACCTCTCATATAGACCTATAGAGTATTCCTAATTAATTCTTGGGCATGGGTCAGTGGAACAGCATTTACTTGGTATGCAGAAGGCTGTGAAGTCAATCCTAAGTgctaaaaaaaattactgggaATCTAGTGAACAGAGCACTGTACTATATTATATACACCGGGGCTAGAATAGTGAGCAAAATAGGCCCAGCCCCTATCCTCAGAGAGTTTCAGCCTCACCCTCATTGTTCCtctaaaaaaacaacagaaataaccCTCTGTCTGAAGCTCAAAACCCAGAGCACTATTACCCTCCAAAATGCCTGTTGCTGGCACCTAACTCTCATCCAGCCATTCCTCCTTACCTAGGAGGAATaaacattcatgtgtgtgtgggggggtgtctctgTCACTTTGTTCTCTGGCAAGACCACAGAGCTTATCTGCTGCTCTTCTGGAATCTTAAGCTCTAATATATTCTTTAAATTATCTCTTTAAATCATTCGCTAGTGTAATAGTTCAACTTCAGCCTCACTGAGATATTCagtttttcaatttttcaatttttttttttgccagtcctggggcttggactcagggcctgagcactgtccctggcttctttttgctcaaggctagcactctgccacttgagccacagtgccacttctggccattttttgtatatgtggtgctagggaattgaacccagggcctcatgtatacaaggcaagcactcttgccactaggccatatccccagcccaatttttcaattttttaatctcACTTCCTTCTAAAAAACTTCTAGTTGCTCTCTATAATTCCATGTATGAatgttttatgttaatttttgtgtatgtgtgcatgcatgtacatgttGGTACTGCTTCTTCACTAAGGGctagtgatctgccacttgagtatcttggatttgtctgtctgggctggcttcgaaccttgattctcagatctctgcttcctcagTAGTCAAGATTatgggtatgaaccaccagcaaacaGGTTGACATGTTAACTTTTAGCCTTGAACCAAACCTATAATTTCTTTACAATGGCTCAGTATATTGGggggaaattataaaaaaaaaatccaagtaaaaTAAGAACTATTGATTGTGAAATTTAGCAATATAGAGGTCAGTAATAATCCCTGACTAGCAGGAATTAAGGACAAGTAGTTTAATTAGCAATTCTTTCAGGAAGTGTTGCTTCCACAGTGAAACAAAAAAATACTCATATAGGAGGTAACAGCTATACAACAAAGATAATTTGCTACAAATTTCTGGCCTCATAAAAATTTCTATAAAGGGTACAAGAAATATAGAAGTAGGAGGGGGATGTAGgatcaaataacttttttttttttgctagtcctggggcttattaACCTCAAGGCCTAGGCTCcatctctgagctcaaggctagcattctaccacttgaaccacagtaccacttatggatttttctgagtagctaactgaagaaaagagtctcatgaacttttctgcctttgaaccacaatcctcagatctcagccttctgagtagctaggattacaggctcatgtGTCCTGTGGCTggctcaaataattttttttgttgctgttttgttttattgttttttttgccagtcctggggcttgcactcagggcctgagcaagtccctggcttctttttgcttaaggctagcatgctaccacttgagccacagcgccacttccggctttttctatatatgtggtgctaaggaatccaacccagggcttcttgtatacaaggccagcactttaccactaggccatacccagccctcaaataacttttttaaagttaGGGTATATTACCATGTGTTGTCGGTGCTAATGGCAGTGATCTAATAGGGAAGGAAAATTTGATGATctatgagagagaaaggaaatggctGGAGAGAAGTCACTGAatgtaagaaaggaaatgtgaTCTGGTGCTGGAGGGAGGGGCTCTCCAGTAAAAGCCTGGACAGCCCTCCAACAGTGAAGGCAGAGAGGTTGAGAGGTGACAGATGTGACTAAGCCATCTATTTTAGCCTCGTGGACATGGATTAAAAGTTAGACAactaggttgggaatgtggcttagtggtagagtgcttgcctagaatacatgaagccctgggttcgattcctctgtaccacataaagagaaaaagccagaagtggcgctgtggctcaagtggtagcgagcaaaagaaggtcagggacagtgctcaggccctgatttcaagcaccaggactggaaaagaaacaggaaaaaaaaaaaagacaactcacTAGGGTTGTTTCTCTCCAGCCAAGTGCAAACGCCCAGGAGTGCAGGTGTGGAAATGGTAAGTTAGTTATCAGGCAAGTGtgaggaaggcagagaaaaggGACAAGGAAAAACGAATTGCAAAACCTAAAATGGATCAGATCAGTGACGCTAAAAATGTAGAAAGCATTTGGGGGGCTGGTACAGGACGTGAGTTGGAGGCCTGCATGGGGTACATGAGGAgaccctaaaacaaaacaaaacaagaaacaacgTCTGCAAGATCAATGTGTCAATCACAGGTTCTGGTGGAAGAGTGGCTGGAGCCTGAGTTCTGTTATTCCTCACAAGTCTAGGCAGAGGTCAGGGAAGTCAGGGGCTGAGACTAATAAGCTTCTCGTTCCTTCTTTTACTCAGGAGTTCGAGTTCAGCCCTTTTCCTCAGGAAAGCCTATTCCACTCCCGCCCCCCTAGGTCAGGGGTACAGAGTAAGATAGAGGAGTTTTGCCGCTCCCACTGGCTCCTCCTCTcggtcctccccaccccagcgGGCGGCCCCTCCCAAACTCACCCCTCCGATCCCGGCGGGGAGCCGCTAGCCTCCGGCGAAGCGCTCCTTTCCAGTCCATGGCTGACTCCCGCTCAACCGCGCCGGCATTTGCTGTTTGTTGGCGGCTCCACCCCCTACCAAGCCTGTACGTCAGACGTCAGACGTCAGACGCCGCCGCTTCCGTCGACGGGGCCGAACCCAGTGGGTGTTAGAAACGTCGCCCACTGGCCATCTTGGGCACGGGCGGAAGAGCCGTCAGAGAAGCAAAAAGCTTTATCTATGCCGTCGGCCTTGTGGATGCGACCATCACGCTAACAGGTGGGAAACAGACATGACAAGAAAAGATGTAAAATGATTCTGGAGGAGGCGTCCCTTCCTTTCCAAATCCGACTCTAAAGGCCAGGCAGAAGCTCACGTGGTTACTTCTCCATGGGTCCCTGGCGCTTACGCACCACGGGATCCAGTAGTTAGCGGCATTTCGACTGGGAGGCAGCTACATCTTCACTATCTCCTTACAGTGATCTAGAAGCTCCCACGGTCTCCTGAATGTAATTGAAACCTCATCAGCAGTCTCTAGCCCTTTTCGCCATTAAAATCTCTAAAATCACCTTCACCGCTAATCGCTGCCCGGCCCTCCTTTCCCATTAGTCACGCCTGCGCACGTGTAGGACGCCGCGGTGCATTGTGGACCCTGTAGTTCCCGCTGAGTTTATGGTGGCGTTAAGCGTGCTGTGGTGAGTTGTTGAATGAAGTTGTGGAATGAAGTTTTTGAGGGAGTGGTTGAATGAAGTGAACTTAATTGAACTTCATTTCACCGTCAAGTTGGTGGTCTTCCTGGCCCTCGGTTCCTTATCTGAGTTGTTGGTCCGGCTGACTCCCTACCTCACCAGCTCTCCTCTCCCGTCTGAGGGATTTGCGGCCTGGGAGGGTTGATACCTTGAGCGGGGAGCCCTAGACTGTTTTTCATCCCTATGATTTCTGTGTGGCTGGGGTGGAGGGCCTTCTGGTTGCGGTTTTAACTTTGTTCTCTCCTCTTCCCGCCCCTTTACTGTCCTGCTCATTTTCAGGACTGTTGTGATTGATCCATGTTGGCGTTAAACAGCGTTCTTTCTTGTGCCTTTTCCTCAGGTTCGCAGACTGGAATGTAAGAGGCACCAAAGAATTCCTGTCCTGCCCTTGCATTAGTGCTTGGGACCAAGGTTGGATGTCCCCTGATTAAGTAACCCCCAAAGAAGAGCCTTCATTTGTCGTAAGGGAGAAATAAGTATTTAGATAGATGCTCTTCGACGCTCAGAGTTTAATCATCAGTCCTTTAATATTGCTGtagaaatagatttaaaaaaaaaagaaaacattacactCACTGTCTGGTGCTACACTCACTGTCTGGTGCTGCCCTCGCTGCAGaatggctttctgtttgtctggtGTTCGAAGCTTTCCTAAACTGTGGAAGAACAAACCTTTCCTTGGACTGGACCCAGGGCAagcctctctctgtttcttttccccCGGTTACTGTGCCATCAGGAGCCAACAGAGATGGTTTTCTCTTAAAACTGCGTCTTCACAGAATAAGAAAGCAGTGGATCTGCTGATTGCTAAAGCCAGATCTCTTAAAAAAGGAGGCAAGGACTATAAGAAGCAAGTTTCTCCTCATTATCTTTTTGCAGCTGGAGCTGCTAAGAAGAGATCACGTATGACTATTTCACAGAGTAATAAAGATCATGCCTTACCCAAGAAGTGCAGCAATATTCAACTCCCAATAAAACCTTTGAATTCAGAGGAGTGGGATAGACTTAAAGAAGATTTTGAAGGAAAGGCAAATTTTGAAGACTGGATCATTTCACAGATGGTTAAGTGCCATGCCTCTATAGATGTGGCTAAATCTCTACTGGCATGGGTAGCTGCAAAAAACAATGGAATAGTAAGCTATAATTTACTAATAAGGTATTTACATCTCTGTGTTACTCATAAGCAAACATCAGAAGTTATTGATGTCTATGAAATCATGAAATCCAGATACAAGCGCTTAGAATCTTCAGGTTACAGTCTTCTCATCCGGGGATTAATCCATTCAGACAGATGGAGAGATGCCTTGACACTGTTAGAGGATGTTAAAAAAATCATGATCCCTTCAAAAAAGAACTATAGTGACTGTATCCAGGGAGCTCTCCTTCATCAAGATGTGGACTTAGCTTGGAATTTGTATCAGGACTTGCTAGGGCATGATATTATTCCAATGATGGAAACTTTAAAAGCCTTCTTTGATTTTGGAAAAGATATAAAAGATGAGCACTATTCAAACAAACTACTAGACATGCTTTTGTATCTAAGAAATAACCAGCTGTTTCCAGGGGAATCATTTGTACACAGTATAAAAACATGGTTTGAAAGgtaattttgatttttctttgtatacCTCTTACAAGTAGCCCCTGTTTTGTGTTCTCTAAAAATAGCATAATCATTTTCTTCTAATCTATTACATAAAAGTAATGATAGAGTAgttttttatgcttttcttttaaaactattaCTTTGTTTTCTGAAGTTGTTTCTGAGTTGATTTCAGGAAGTTAATCTAACATGATGTATACCTATGACTAGAAATTGTAGCAAGAgtggaatttaatattttattggagTTGTCATTGGTCTATGTTAGTATTTTAGAAGGTCCTCTGAAATCTGATTGGAATACTAGgccttatttattttgtctaatCTCAAGCATAtaaattgtttgtttttcagtactaacatttgaactcagagacttgtttttgctaggaaggtactctatcacttgagccataact
This window harbors:
- the LOC125363340 gene encoding mitochondrial ribonuclease P catalytic subunit; translation: MAFCLSGVRSFPKLWKNKPFLGLDPGQASLCFFSPGYCAIRSQQRWFSLKTASSQNKKAVDLLIAKARSLKKGGKDYKKQVSPHYLFAAGAAKKRSRMTISQSNKDHALPKKCSNIQLPIKPLNSEEWDRLKEDFEGKANFEDWIISQMVKCHASIDVAKSLLAWVAAKNNGIVSYNLLIRYLHLCVTHKQTSEVIDVYEIMKSRYKRLESSGYSLLIRGLIHSDRWRDALTLLEDVKKIMIPSKKNYSDCIQGALLHQDVDLAWNLYQDLLGHDIIPMMETLKAFFDFGKDIKDEHYSNKLLDMLLYLRNNQLFPGESFVHSIKTWFESIPGKQWKGQFTTIQESGHCLGCGKSLESIHLTPEEYEFLKEQIMKDVIDGGNQYRKTTPQELKIFQTFVNSCPPFDIVIDGLNVGKMCPKACDSEVLLNVVSQLAKQNLHLLVLGRKHMLTNRSQWRESDMKMIQKQASCFFADNISKDDPFLLYAALNSGNHCKFITKDLLRDHKACLRDAKTQRLFTKWQQGHQLAIINSSLRSKITFQHILRYDTVVQTTGDSWHIPYDEDLVERYSYEVPTKWLCLQRKS